From a region of the Chlamydiales bacterium genome:
- a CDS encoding tRNA (cytidine(34)-2'-O)-methyltransferase yields MKIVLFRPQIPQNAGNIVRTCKITGADLIFVRPLGFSTSDRWLKRAGLDYWDGVSVEFIDNLTEYIESLEKDNTPFYFFSSKAKQRYTDIAYSKNAHLIFGSETSGLPQECHEKWAPHFVSLPMKEGRSLNLANSVAIGLYEAWRQQDFL; encoded by the coding sequence GTGAAGATTGTTCTCTTTCGGCCACAAATCCCACAAAATGCGGGTAATATTGTAAGAACCTGCAAAATAACAGGGGCGGACCTTATCTTCGTTCGCCCTCTTGGATTTAGCACATCTGATCGCTGGTTAAAACGCGCAGGCCTTGACTACTGGGACGGTGTGTCTGTTGAATTTATCGATAATTTAACAGAATATATCGAATCTTTAGAAAAAGATAACACCCCCTTTTATTTCTTTTCTAGTAAAGCAAAACAGCGCTACACAGACATTGCCTACTCCAAGAACGCACACCTCATTTTTGGCTCAGAAACAAGTGGTCTTCCACAAGAATGCCACGAAAAGTGGGCCCCTCATTTTGTCAGCCTTCCCATGAAAGAGGGTCGCTCATTAAATTTAGCAAACAGTGTAGCCATTGGGCTCTATGAAGCCTGGAGACAGCAGGACTTTTTGTAA
- a CDS encoding FKBP-type peptidyl-prolyl cis-trans isomerase has product MLKRRLSYLAALIITLCSSLAYCTEPVEKPNENKEEPTLDAGLVSEAFGFYMMQNLDNSGLHLDIARIIQGMNLYTDKKSAPLNEDVYESSILALQEQSLNQLADKNLQEAENFLKENAKAEGVVELIPGKLQYKIIQQGTGEEVKPHSTPTIHYTGRFADGTIFGSSLDTDEPINLPLDQTIPGFSSGLVGMKEKEIRTLFIHPDLGYGTSGQLPPNKLLIFDVEIVSATPPKEEPENK; this is encoded by the coding sequence ATGCTAAAAAGACGCTTATCTTATCTTGCAGCTCTGATAATTACACTATGCTCATCTCTTGCATACTGTACAGAGCCTGTTGAAAAACCTAATGAAAACAAAGAAGAGCCAACTCTAGATGCAGGCCTTGTTTCTGAAGCCTTTGGATTCTATATGATGCAAAACCTAGACAATTCCGGATTGCATTTAGATATAGCTCGCATCATCCAAGGCATGAATTTATATACCGATAAAAAATCAGCTCCTCTTAATGAAGATGTTTATGAATCCTCCATACTCGCTCTGCAAGAACAATCCCTCAACCAACTTGCGGACAAAAACCTTCAAGAAGCAGAAAACTTTCTAAAAGAAAATGCCAAAGCTGAAGGTGTTGTGGAACTTATTCCCGGAAAATTACAATACAAAATTATTCAGCAGGGGACCGGTGAAGAGGTAAAACCACATTCTACCCCCACAATCCACTATACAGGAAGATTTGCTGACGGAACTATTTTTGGATCTTCTCTTGACACTGATGAGCCCATTAACCTACCCCTCGATCAAACCATACCAGGCTTTTCAAGTGGTCTTGTTGGTATGAAAGAAAAAGAGATACGCACTCTATTCATTCATCCAGATCTTGGATATGGTACTTCTGGCCAATTACCTCCCAATAAACTTTTAATCTTTGATGTAGAAATTGTCAGCGCAACACCTCCAAAGGAAGAGCCTGAGAACAAGTGA
- the aspS gene encoding aspartate--tRNA ligase produces the protein MFDYRRTHTCSELNKSHANTFVTLSGWVHRRRDHGNLIFIDLRDRYGITQLVFDPKVNEDLCINASKLRSEWVISIKGKVSLRKDGMHNAKMATGDIEIEVLELEILSKAKTPPFSISDETIDVNEELRLKYRYLDLRRGDIANKLILRHKATLAIRTFLDSLGFLEITTPILAKSTPEGARDYLVPSRVHHGHFYALPQSPQIFKQILMIAGLDKYFQIATCFRDEDLRADRQPEFAQIDIEMSFVTPEEVFKTVEGLISSVFMHCLNTKVPTTFKRMTFHECQELYGTDKPDLRFAMPFIRLDDVAKDSTAPFFHETLKNGGIIKAICIPSGHDLSRKTLDEYAVFATKFGLQGTYYTKLTDEGLSTGIAKFFDETIQKKLIEQCKMQPGDLLLLVEGNEKQVNQTLDHLRRRIARERGLIDFTRFEFLWVTDFPLFKWNDEENCIEAEHHPFTSPSLDDLHLIETDPLKMRSSSYDLVLNGYELASGSQRIHSGDLQEKIFKYLKLSEKEITERFGFFIEALKYGTPPHAGIALGLDRLVMILTKTENIKEVVAFPKTQKACDLMTEAPSTVLMKQLNELKISIEKE, from the coding sequence ATGTTTGACTATAGAAGAACTCACACCTGCAGTGAGCTTAATAAATCTCACGCAAACACTTTCGTTACATTATCTGGGTGGGTACACAGACGAAGAGATCATGGTAACTTAATTTTTATCGACTTAAGAGATCGTTACGGTATCACACAACTTGTTTTTGACCCAAAAGTTAATGAAGACCTTTGCATAAACGCCTCAAAACTTCGCTCTGAATGGGTTATCTCCATAAAGGGCAAAGTCTCTCTTCGAAAAGATGGCATGCATAACGCCAAAATGGCAACGGGCGACATCGAAATCGAAGTCTTAGAATTGGAAATCCTATCCAAAGCAAAGACCCCACCATTCTCTATTTCTGATGAAACTATCGATGTTAATGAAGAACTACGCCTAAAGTACCGCTACCTTGATCTAAGAAGAGGTGATATTGCAAATAAGCTAATTCTTCGACATAAAGCAACTCTTGCAATTCGTACATTTTTAGATTCTTTGGGCTTTTTAGAAATCACGACCCCCATACTTGCAAAATCTACACCTGAAGGGGCAAGAGATTATTTAGTGCCATCTAGAGTGCATCATGGACACTTTTATGCGCTGCCCCAATCTCCACAGATCTTTAAACAAATTCTCATGATTGCAGGCCTAGATAAATACTTTCAAATAGCCACTTGTTTTAGAGATGAAGATCTTCGTGCCGATCGCCAACCAGAATTTGCTCAAATTGATATAGAAATGAGCTTTGTCACGCCAGAAGAAGTCTTTAAAACTGTAGAAGGTCTAATTAGCAGTGTATTCATGCACTGCCTCAACACAAAAGTTCCAACTACTTTTAAACGAATGACTTTCCATGAATGCCAAGAACTATACGGAACGGACAAGCCCGACTTGCGCTTTGCCATGCCCTTTATTCGCTTAGATGACGTTGCAAAAGACTCAACAGCTCCTTTCTTTCATGAAACCCTAAAAAATGGAGGCATCATAAAAGCGATATGTATCCCTTCTGGTCACGACCTGTCAAGAAAAACACTGGATGAATATGCTGTCTTTGCAACTAAATTTGGCCTTCAAGGTACTTATTACACAAAGCTCACCGATGAGGGGCTCTCAACTGGTATTGCAAAATTTTTCGATGAAACAATACAAAAAAAACTGATCGAACAGTGTAAAATGCAGCCAGGAGACTTATTACTTCTTGTTGAAGGAAATGAAAAACAGGTTAACCAAACACTCGATCATTTAAGAAGACGTATTGCAAGAGAGCGAGGGCTTATTGACTTTACTCGCTTTGAATTTCTATGGGTAACAGATTTTCCTCTTTTCAAATGGAATGATGAAGAAAATTGTATCGAAGCAGAGCATCACCCCTTTACTTCACCTTCTCTTGATGACCTACACTTAATTGAGACAGATCCTTTGAAAATGCGCTCATCGAGCTATGATCTTGTTTTAAATGGTTATGAGCTTGCTTCTGGATCACAACGTATCCACAGCGGTGACCTTCAAGAAAAAATATTTAAATATTTGAAACTTTCAGAAAAAGAAATTACCGAACGTTTTGGATTTTTTATTGAAGCTCTAAAATATGGCACACCACCCCATGCAGGAATTGCCCTTGGCCTTGATCGCCTCGTTATGATTTTAACAAAAACAGAAAACATCAAAGAAGTTGTTGCCTTCCCAAAAACACAAAAAGCATGTGACTTGATGACGGAAGCACCATCAACTGTTTTGATGAAACAACTTAATGAATTAAAAATAAGCATTGAAAAAGAATAA
- the hisS gene encoding histidine--tRNA ligase: protein MSIAIPKGTYDILPVEPDVNFSWRQSRFWNYLETTICTLAKSYGFQEVRTPLFERTELFQRGVGDSSDIVSKEMYTFEDKAGRSMSLRPEMTASVMRAFIEKQLHLQSPLHKLFYIGPMFRYDRPQAGRYRQFHQFGAEAIGNGSEEQDVEIIDLLYSLYESLGLKNLTLHINSVGDSNCRGAFRQALQDFLTPVAAKLSPDSQIRLKTNPLRILDSKDPADHALLEEAPSLKNYLNDECKSNLEKICNLLTQLNIPFNVNAKLVRGLDYYNKTVFEITSGELGAQNTIGAGGRYDGLIKTLGGPNLPAVGFATGIERILQTLIAQNAYLPVRQGPTLFIIALGASANTYCFTLLKQLRQNGIFAEMDFSDKKLKDKLRYADSLKAKYSLVIGENELLCDKAELKEMQTHTTETVTLSCLIQKLKSLP from the coding sequence ATGAGCATTGCCATCCCCAAGGGAACATATGATATTCTGCCAGTTGAGCCGGATGTAAATTTTTCTTGGAGACAATCACGCTTTTGGAATTATTTGGAAACAACCATTTGCACCCTTGCCAAAAGTTACGGGTTTCAAGAAGTACGTACTCCACTCTTTGAACGTACAGAATTGTTTCAACGAGGCGTTGGTGATAGTTCTGATATTGTTTCTAAAGAAATGTATACTTTTGAAGACAAAGCTGGCAGATCTATGTCTCTTAGACCAGAGATGACTGCTTCTGTAATGCGTGCATTCATTGAAAAACAGCTTCATTTACAGTCGCCTCTTCACAAGCTCTTCTACATAGGCCCCATGTTTCGCTATGACAGGCCACAAGCTGGAAGGTATCGCCAATTTCATCAATTTGGTGCAGAAGCCATCGGAAATGGATCTGAAGAGCAGGATGTAGAGATAATTGACCTACTTTATTCTCTTTATGAATCTTTAGGTCTTAAAAATTTAACACTCCATATTAATTCTGTTGGCGATTCTAACTGCAGGGGAGCATTTAGACAGGCCCTACAAGATTTTTTAACTCCCGTTGCAGCCAAATTATCACCAGATAGTCAAATACGTCTTAAAACTAACCCTCTTCGTATTCTAGACTCAAAAGATCCTGCTGATCATGCTCTGTTAGAGGAGGCGCCATCCCTTAAAAATTATTTAAACGATGAGTGCAAATCTAACTTGGAAAAAATCTGCAATCTTCTTACGCAGCTCAACATTCCCTTTAATGTTAATGCAAAGCTAGTAAGAGGTCTCGACTATTACAATAAAACTGTATTTGAGATCACATCAGGAGAACTTGGTGCTCAAAATACAATAGGAGCAGGCGGGCGCTATGATGGCCTCATTAAGACTCTGGGGGGCCCAAATCTTCCAGCTGTCGGCTTTGCAACTGGCATTGAACGCATTTTACAAACATTAATTGCACAAAATGCGTATCTTCCAGTCCGCCAAGGCCCCACTTTATTTATTATCGCACTTGGTGCATCTGCAAATACATACTGCTTTACACTCCTTAAACAACTGCGACAAAATGGGATTTTTGCAGAAATGGACTTTAGCGATAAAAAACTTAAAGACAAACTTCGCTATGCAGATTCACTTAAAGCCAAATATTCTCTTGTTATTGGCGAAAATGAACTGCTTTGCGATAAGGCAGAACTAAAAGAAATGCAAACACATACTACAGAAACTGTTACACTCTCTTGCCTCATTCAAAAATTAAAATCATTACCTTAA
- the pgtP gene encoding phosphoglycerate transporter protein PgtP — protein sequence MSTVWNVFKPAPHLKEIQDEEIVKKQYKYWRLRIFYTMYIGYAFYYFTRKSYTFAMPALMENLGFDESQLGFLGTVLAITYGVSKFTSGILSDKSNPRFFMGIGLILTGVMNLFFGMSSSLFFFALFWGLNGWFQGWGWPPCARLLTHWYSQKERGTWWGLWNSSHNIGGFLIPFIAAYAAQLWGWRAAMFIPGCMCILLGFFIINRLRDTPQSLGLPPIEKFRNDYPGRREDVVERELSVKEILVEYVLKNKYIWVLAIAYFFVYVIRTAINDWTALFLVKEKGYSQIGAAASVSLFELGGFLGGLTAGWSSDKICAGKRGPINVLFTLGALVGVYLFYKIPAGFHLLGYTHWDATMLFIIGFCIFGPQMLIGVAAAELSHKKAAATSTGFVGCFAYLGAASAGFPIGIVIRDWGWVDYFTILSVCGLIATLVLMPLWSIKINPKA from the coding sequence GTGAGTACCGTATGGAATGTCTTCAAGCCAGCACCGCACCTAAAAGAAATTCAAGACGAGGAAATTGTAAAAAAGCAATACAAGTACTGGCGACTTCGTATATTTTATACGATGTACATCGGGTATGCTTTTTACTATTTTACAAGAAAGAGCTATACTTTTGCCATGCCAGCCCTTATGGAAAACTTGGGCTTTGATGAGAGTCAGCTTGGCTTTTTAGGTACGGTTCTTGCCATAACCTATGGGGTTAGTAAATTTACAAGCGGTATTCTTTCAGATAAGTCAAACCCTCGTTTTTTTATGGGGATAGGACTTATTCTTACAGGTGTTATGAACCTATTTTTTGGTATGTCTTCTTCCCTCTTCTTCTTTGCTCTTTTTTGGGGGCTGAATGGGTGGTTTCAAGGTTGGGGATGGCCTCCTTGTGCAAGGCTTTTAACTCATTGGTATTCGCAGAAAGAAAGAGGAACTTGGTGGGGGCTTTGGAATTCAAGCCATAATATTGGTGGATTTCTCATACCGTTTATTGCAGCCTATGCAGCCCAGTTGTGGGGCTGGCGTGCTGCTATGTTTATTCCTGGCTGTATGTGTATTTTGCTTGGCTTTTTTATTATCAATCGTTTGAGAGATACGCCACAGTCTTTAGGACTTCCTCCCATTGAAAAGTTTCGTAATGACTATCCAGGTAGGCGCGAAGATGTGGTAGAAAGAGAGTTGTCGGTAAAAGAAATCCTTGTCGAATATGTGTTAAAGAATAAGTACATTTGGGTTTTGGCTATCGCGTACTTTTTTGTTTACGTGATTAGGACAGCTATTAATGATTGGACAGCGTTATTTTTAGTAAAAGAAAAGGGATATTCGCAAATTGGTGCTGCAGCTTCAGTTTCTCTTTTTGAATTGGGTGGTTTTCTAGGTGGTCTTACTGCTGGTTGGTCATCTGATAAAATATGCGCAGGAAAAAGAGGGCCTATCAACGTTCTTTTTACTTTAGGGGCTTTGGTAGGAGTTTATTTATTCTACAAGATCCCAGCGGGTTTTCATTTATTAGGATATACACACTGGGATGCTACAATGTTGTTTATCATTGGGTTTTGTATATTTGGCCCACAAATGTTGATAGGTGTTGCAGCAGCAGAGCTTTCGCATAAAAAAGCAGCAGCAACATCAACAGGCTTTGTTGGGTGTTTTGCTTATCTTGGGGCTGCATCAGCGGGTTTTCCAATAGGTATTGTGATTCGCGATTGGGGCTGGGTAGACTATTTTACCATTTTAAGTGTTTGTGGCTTGATTGCAACACTTGTGCTTATGCCGCTTTGGTCTATTAAAATAAACCCTAAAGCATGA